From the genome of Palaemon carinicauda isolate YSFRI2023 chromosome 6, ASM3689809v2, whole genome shotgun sequence, one region includes:
- the LOC137643135 gene encoding uncharacterized protein: MCRIRIWRGISRVRKWEECVESKDGEKCVESEDGEEYEQQEDGEQYVESKDEEEYVESGDGEKYVELEDGGECAESEDGEEYVESKDEEEYGEACVESEDGEEYVGSEDGEECVESEEGEECVESEDGEECIESEDGEECVESEDGEECVEPGDEEECVESEDRDEYVESENDGKEYVESDDGKEYVESKDGEEYVKSEDEEVYEKQEDGEECVELEDGEECVESYDGEECVESDEGEEYVELENGEEYVESEYGEEYVESKDREECVETEDGAENVESEEGEKYVESEYGEAYLEEYVELEDGEEYIESEEGEEYVKSKDGEECVESEDGEECVESEYGEDSIESEDGEEYVKSKDGEECVESEEREKYVESENGEEYVELEDGEACIESEDGEEYVESEDGEECVESEDGEECLESEYGEEYIESKDGEEYGESDDGEEYGEECVESEEGEKYVESEDGEACVESEDGEEYVESEYGEECVESEDGEECVESEDGEECRESEDGEEYVESEDGEEYVKSKDGEECVESEEGEKYVESENGEEYVESEDGEAYGEACRESEDGEEYIESEDGEEYVKSKDWEECVESEEGGKYVESENGEEYVESENGEACIESEDGEEYVESEDGEEYVKSKDGEECVESEGEKYVESENGEEYVKSEDGEACRESEDGEEYIESEDGEEYVKSKDGEECVESEEGGKYVESENGEEYVESENGEACIESEDGEEYVESEDGEECVESEDGEECVESEYGEECVESEDGEEYVESKYGEECVESKDREEYVESENGEKCVES, encoded by the exons ATGTGTAGAATCAGAATATGGAGAGGAATATCTAGAGTCAGAAAATGGGAGGAATGTGTAGAATCAAAAGATGGAGAGAAATGTGTAGAATCAGAAGATGGGGAAGAATATGAACAACAAGAAGATGGAGAGCAATATGTAGAATCAAAAGATGAAGAAGAATATGTAGAATCAGGAGATGGAGAGAAATATGTAGAATTAGAAGATGGAGGGGAATGTGCAGAATCAGAAGATGGGGAGGAATATGTAGAATCTAAAGATGAAGAAGAAT ATGGAGAGGCATGTGTAGAATCAGAAGATGGAGAGGAATATGTAGGGTCAGAAGATGGGGAGGAATGTGTAGAATCAGAAGAGGGAGAGGAATGTGTAGAATCAGAAGATGGAGAGGAATGTATAGAATCCGAAGATGGAGAGGAATGTGTAGAATCAGAAGATGGGGAGGAATGTGTAGAGCCAGGAGATGAGGAGGAATGTGTAGAATCAGAAGATAGAGACGAATATGTAGAATCAGAAAATG ATGGAAAGGAATATGTAGAATCTGATGACGGAAAAGAATATGTAGAATCAAAAGATGGGGAGGAATATGTAAAATCAGAAGATGAGGAGGTTTATGAAAAACAAGAAGATGGAGAGGAATGTGTAGAATTAGAAGATGGAGAAGAATGTGTAGAATCATATGATGGAGAAGAATGTGTAGAATCAGACGAGGGAGAGGAATATGTAGAATTAGAAAATGGAGAGGAATATGTAGAATCAGAATATGGAGAGGAATATGTAGAATCAAAAGATAGAGAGGAATGTGTAGAAACAGAAGATGGAGCAGAAAATGTAGAAtcagaagagggagagaaatatgTAGAATCAGAATATGGAGAGGCAT ATTTAGAGGAATATGTAGAATTAGAAGATGGAGAGGAATATATAGAAtcagaagaaggagaagaatatgTAAAATCAAAAGATGGGGAGGAATGTGTAGAATCAGAAGATGGAGAGGAATGTGTAGAATCAGAATATGGGGAGGATAGTATAGAATCAGAAGATGGAGAAGAATACGTAAAATCAAAAGATGGGGAGGAATGTGTAGAAtcagaagaaagagagaaatatgtAGAGTCAGAAAATGGAGAGGAATATGTAGAATTAGAAGATGGAGAGGCATGTATAGAATCAGAAGATGGAGAGGAATATGTAGAATCAGAAGATGGGGAGGAATGTGTAGAATCAGAAGATGGAGAGGAATGTTTAGAATCAGAATATGGGGAGGAATATATAGAATCAAAAGATGGAGAGGAATATGGAGAATCAGATGATGGGGAGGAAT ATGGGGAGGAATGTGTAGAATCAGAAGAAGGAGAGAAATATGTAGAATCAGAAGATGGAGAGGCATGTGTAGAATCAGAAGATGGAGAGGAATATGTAGAATCAGAATATGGAGAGGAATGTGTAGAATCAGAAGATGGAGAGGAATGTGTAGAATCAGAAGATGGGGAGGAATGTAGAGAATCAGAAGATGGAGAGGAATATGTAGAATCAGAAGATGGAGAAGAATATGTAAAATCAAAAGATGGGGAGGAATGTGTAGAATCAGAAGAAGGAGAGAAATATGTAGAGTCAGAAAATGGAGAGGAATATGTAGAATCAGAAGATGGAGAGGCAT ATGGAGAGGCATGTAGAGAATCAGAAGATGGAGAGGAATATATAGAATCAGAAGATGGAGAAGAATATGTAAAATCAAAAGATTGGGAGGAATGTGTAGAATCAGAAGAAGGAGGGAAATATGTAGAGTCAGAAAATGGAGAGGAATATGTAGAATCAGAAAATGGAGAGGCATGTATAGAATCAGAAGATGGAGAGGAATATGTAGAATCAGAAGATGGAGAAGAATATGTAAAATCAAAAGATGGGGAGGAATGTGTAGAATCAGAAGGAGAGAAATATGTAGAGTCAGAAAATGGAGAGGAATATGTAAAATCAGAAGATGGAGAGGCATGTAGAGAATCAGAAGATGGAGAGGAATATATAGAATCAGAAGATGGAGAAGAATATGTAAAATCAAAAGATGGGGAGGAATGTGTAGAATCAGAAGAAGGAGGGAAATATGTAGAGTCAGAAAATGGAGAGGAATATGTAGAATCAGAAAATGGAGAGGCATGTATAGAATCAGAAGATGGAGAGGAATATGTAGAATCAGAAGATGGGGAGGAATGTGTAGAATCAGAAGATGGAGAGGAATGTGTAGAATCAGAATATGGGGAGGAATGTGTAGAATCAGAAGATGGAGAGGAATATGTAGAATCAAAATATGGGGAGGAATGTGTAGAATCAAAAGATCGAGAGGAATATGTAGAATCAGAAAATGGAGAGAAATGTGTAGAATCATAA
- the LOC137643136 gene encoding high mobility group nucleosome-binding domain-containing protein 5-like — protein MKGRKNWNVEKKSEEEEECLDREDGEECVDSNGEECVDSNGEECVEDGKTCVESEESEDGEAYVDSKEVQECVESEDGDGCVESEDGAGCVEPKDGDECVKSKDGQEYVESDHGEEYVKSEDEEVYEKQEDGEECVELEDGEECVESYDGEECVESDEG, from the exons ATGAAGGGACGTAAAAATTGGAATGTGGAGAAAA AAtcagaagaggaagaggaatgttTAGATAGAGAAGATGGAGAAGAATGTGTAGATTCAAATGGCGAAGAATGTGTAGATTCAAATGGCGAAGAATGTGTAGAAGATGGGAAGACATGTGTAGAATCAGAAG AATCAGAAGATGGAGAGGCATATGTAGACTCAAAAGAAGTACAGGAATGTGTAGAATCAGAAGATGGAGACGGATGTGTAGAATCAGAAGATGGAGCCGGATGTGTCGAACCAAAAGATGGAGATGAATGTGTAAAATCCAAAGATGGACAGGAATATGTAGAATCAGATCACGGGGAAGAATATGTAAAATCAGAAGATGAGGAGGTTTATGAAAAACAAGAAGATGGAGAGGAATGTGTAGAATTAGAAGATGGAGAAGAATGTGTAGAATCATATGATGGAGAAGAATGTGTAGAATCAGACGAGGGATAG